A region of Leptospiraceae bacterium DNA encodes the following proteins:
- a CDS encoding Rpn family recombination-promoting nuclease/putative transposase: MLQDKKPRYLNPYTDFGFKRLFGTEANKDLLIDFLNQILPEKHRIQELSFRNPENLPPMPFLRKAIFDIQCTGANGEDFIVEMQKEKLEFFKDRSLFAVTFPIQEQAEKGDWNFKLKPVYLIAILDFKYDEKEEKKKFERYVQLKDQDGEVFYDKLHFKFLQMPLFTKKENELESRFDKWCYFLKNLENFDHIPAILNEPLFKKAFLTSELSAMNSFEFDTYHESLMAYWESKGMLDTARDEGKLEGKLEGKLEGKLEGKLEGKLEEKLNVAKNAIKMGLSDEQIHTLTGMSFEDIQNIREKEF, translated from the coding sequence ATGCTACAGGACAAAAAACCCAGATACTTAAACCCATACACTGATTTTGGTTTTAAGAGGCTCTTCGGAACCGAAGCCAATAAGGATCTACTCATTGATTTTTTGAATCAAATCCTTCCGGAAAAACACCGGATTCAGGAACTCAGTTTTCGAAATCCTGAAAATCTCCCTCCTATGCCTTTCCTACGAAAAGCCATTTTTGATATCCAATGCACAGGAGCCAATGGAGAAGACTTCATCGTTGAAATGCAAAAAGAAAAATTGGAATTTTTTAAAGACAGGTCTCTATTTGCCGTTACATTTCCCATTCAGGAACAGGCAGAAAAAGGAGATTGGAACTTTAAACTCAAGCCCGTTTATCTCATTGCCATTCTCGATTTTAAGTATGACGAGAAAGAAGAAAAGAAGAAGTTCGAACGTTATGTTCAACTCAAAGACCAGGATGGGGAAGTCTTTTATGATAAGCTTCATTTTAAGTTTTTACAGATGCCCCTCTTTACCAAGAAAGAAAATGAATTAGAAAGCCGCTTTGATAAATGGTGTTATTTCTTAAAAAACCTGGAAAATTTTGACCACATTCCGGCTATATTAAACGAACCCCTTTTTAAAAAAGCCTTTCTTACCTCCGAACTCAGTGCTATGAATAGCTTTGAGTTTGATACATACCACGAAAGTCTCATGGCCTACTGGGAATCAAAAGGTATGCTCGATACAGCAAGGGATGAAGGTAAGTTGGAAGGTAAGTTGGAAGGTAAGTTGGAAGGTAAGTTGGAAGGTAAGTTGGAAGGTAAGTTGGAAGAGAAATTAAATGTTGCAAAGAATGCTATCAAGATGGGGCTTTCGGATGAACAAATCCATACTCTTACCGGCATGAGTTTTGAGGATATTCAGAATATACGAGAGAAAGAATTTTAG